A single region of the Strigops habroptila isolate Jane chromosome 3, bStrHab1.2.pri, whole genome shotgun sequence genome encodes:
- the L3MBTL2 gene encoding lethal(3)malignant brain tumor-like protein 2 isoform X2, with amino-acid sequence MEQEQGELMSTFCHKTSSLERTEEEGDDDEEDDDLDIFGGYDSIRGYNSSMGSESSSCLDESSDDEVADREAGELPTSPVHQPSAGRLPDDSGSEPAVCEMCGIVGTREAFFSKTKRFCSVSCSRSYSSNSKKASILARLQGKPPTKKAKVLHKAAWSAKIGAFLHSQGTGQLADGTLTGQDALVLGFDWGKYLQEHGFKAAPVSCFKHVPLFDQWDDVVKGMKVEVLNSDAVLPSRVYWIASVMQTVGYRALLRYEGFENDAGHDFWCNLGTVDIHPIGWCAINSKILVPPQSIHAKYTDWRSYLMKKLVGARTIPVDFHIKMAESMKYPFRQGMRVEVVDKNHVSRTRMAVVDTVIGGRLRLLYEDGDSDDDFWCHMWSPLIHPVGWSRRVGHSMKKAEEKRSEMANHPTFRKIYCDAVPYLFKKVRAVYAEGGWFEEGMKLEAIDPLNLGNICVATVCKVLLDGYLMISIDGATSADGSDWFCYHASSHAIFPVNFCQKNNITLTPPKGQDARTFNWESYLEKTKSRPVPARLFNTDCPNHGFKAGMKVEAVDLMEPRLICVATVKRVVHRLLSIHFDGWDNEYDQWVDCESPDIYPVGWCELTGYQLQPPVVPEPTTPAKAKEVPKKKKKPYGKKRKKLPVKTRNIKQTVKKPSATKAKREAKAASKALPEPSPDEIIAVQVKEETIDPSIAEFETAELPVPVSSIKQEEVTD; translated from the exons atggagcaggagcagggcgag ttgatGTCTACCTTCTGCCACAAAACTTCATCTTTGGAGCGGACAGAGGAGGAgggtgatgatgatgaggagGATGACGACTTGGACATCTTTGGGGGTTATGACAGCATCCGGGGCTACAACAGCAGCATGGGCAGCGAGAGCAGCTCCTGTCTGGATGAGTCTAGTGATGATGAGGTGGCAGACCGGGAAGCTGGAGAGCTTCCGACCTCTCCTGTGCACCAGCCATCCGCAGGCCGGCTCCCAGACGACAGCGGCTCTGAGCCAG CTGTGTGTGAGATGTGTGGGATTGTGGGCACCAGGGAGGCTTTTTTCTCCAAGACCAAACGTTTCTGCAGCGTCTCCTGCTCCAGAAGCTACTCCTCAAACTCCAAGAAGGCCAGCATCCTGGCTAGACTGCAG ggGAAGCCACCAACAAAGAAAGCTAAAGTTCTGCATAAGGCAGCCTGGTCGGCCAAGATTGGGGCCTTCCTCCATTCGCAGGGCACAGGGCAGCTGGCTGATGGGACACTGACAGGCCAGGACG CACTCGTCCTGGGCTTTGACTGGGGAAAGTACCTGCAGGAGCATGGCTTCAAGGCAGCTCCTGTCAGCTGCTTCAAACAT GTGCCGCTCTTCGATCAGTGGGATGATGTGGTGAAAGGTATGAAAGTGGAAGTGCTGAACAGTGATGCTGTGCTCCCCAGCCGTGTGTACTGGATTGCATCCGTCATGCAGACTGTAG GGTACCGGGCCCTTCTGCGGTATGAGGGCTTTGAGAATGACGCTGGCCATGACTTCTGGTGCAATTTGGGCACAGTGGATATTCACCCCATTGGTTGGTGTGCCATCAACAGCAAAATCCTGGTACCACCACAAA GTATCCATGCCAAATACACTGACTGGAGAAGTTACCTCATGAAAAAACTGGTGGGAGCCAGGACAATCCCAGTGGATTTTCACATCAAG ATGGCAGAGAGCATGAAGTACCCGTTCCGGCAAGGCATGCGGGTGGAGGTGGTGGATAAGAACCACGTGTCCCGGACGCGCATGGCAGTGGTGGACACGGTGATCGGGGGCAGACTGAGACTCCTCTATGAGGACGGTGACAGCGATGATGACTTCTGGTGCCACATGTGGAGTCCCCTCATCCATCCTGTGGGCTGGTCACGGAGAGTGGGCCACAGCATGAAGAAGGCAG aagaaaaacgCAGTGAAATGGCAAACCATCCCACTTTCCGGAAGATTTACTGTGATGCTGTCCCCTATCTGTTTAAGAAG GTACGAGCTGTCTATGCTGAAGGTGGATGGTTTGAGGAAGGCATGAAGCTGGAGGCCATTGACCCTCTGAATCTGGGTAACATTTGTGTGGCCACTGTTTGCAAG GTCCTCTTGGACGGGTATCTCATGATCAGCATTGATGGAGCCACGTCTGCTGATGGCTCTGACTGGTTCTGCTATCATGCCTCCTCACATGCCATCTTCCCCGTCAATTTCTGTCAGAAGAACAACATCACTCTGACCCCTCCAAAAG ggcaaGATGCAAGGACCTTCAACTGGGAAAGTTACCTGGAAAAGACTAAATCAAGACCTGTTCCAGCACGACTCTTCAACACA GACTGCCCAAACCACGGCTTCAAGGCAGGCATGAAGGTGGAAGCAGTGGACCTGATGGAGCCCCGGCTCATCTGCGTAGCCACGGTGAAGCGTGTGGTCCACCGTCTCCTTAGCATCCATTTTGATGGCTGGGACAACGAGTACGACCAGTGGGTGGACTGCGAGTCTCCAGACATTTATCCTGTGGGGTGGTGCGAGCTGACAGGCTACCAGCTTCAACCACCTGTTGTTCCAG AGCCCACAACTCCAGCGAAGGCCAAGGAGGTGcccaagaagaagaagaaacccTATGGAAAGAAGA gaaaaaagttaCCTGTCAAAACCCGCAACATCAAGCAGACTGTCAAGAAGCCTTCTGCCACAAAAGCGAAACGAGAAGCAAAAGCTGCCAGCAAGGCTTTGCCAGAGCCATCACCTGATGAGA TCATTGCTGTGCAGGTGAAAGAAGAAACCATCGACCCCTCGATAGCAGAGTTTGAAACTGCAGAGCTTCCCGTTCCCGTCAGCAGCATAAAGCAGGAGGAGGTCACAGACTGA
- the L3MBTL2 gene encoding lethal(3)malignant brain tumor-like protein 2 isoform X5, which produces MEQEQGELMSTFCHKTSSLERTEEEGDDDEEDDDLDIFGGYDSIRGYNSSMGSESSSCLDESSDDEVADREAGELPTSPVHQPSAGRLPDDSGSEPAVCEMCGIVGTREAFFSKTKRFCSVSCSRSYSSNSKKASILARLQGKPPTKKAKVLHKAAWSAKIGAFLHSQGTGQLADGTLTGQDALVLGFDWGKYLQEHGFKAAPVSCFKHVPLFDQWDDVVKGMKVEVLNSDAVLPSRVYWIASVMQTVGYRALLRYEGFENDAGHDFWCNLGTVDIHPIGWCAINSKILVPPQSIHAKYTDWRSYLMKKLVGARTIPVDFHIKMAESMKYPFRQGMRVEVVDKNHVSRTRMAVVDTVIGGRLRLLYEDGDSDDDFWCHMWSPLIHPVGWSRRVGHSMKKAEEKRSEMANHPTFRKIYCDAVPYLFKKVRAVYAEGGWFEEGMKLEAIDPLNLGNICVATVCKVLLDGYLMISIDGATSADGSDWFCYHASSHAIFPVNFCQKNNITLTPPKGQDARTFNWESYLEKTKSRPVPARLFNTDCPNHGFKAGMKVEAVDLMEPRLICVATVKRVVHRLLSIHFDGWDNEYDQWVDCESPDIYPVGWCELTGYQLQPPVVPGKKLPVKTRNIKQTVKKPSATKAKREAKAASKALPEPSPDEIIAVQVKEETIDPSIAEFETAELPVPVSSIKQEEVTD; this is translated from the exons atggagcaggagcagggcgag ttgatGTCTACCTTCTGCCACAAAACTTCATCTTTGGAGCGGACAGAGGAGGAgggtgatgatgatgaggagGATGACGACTTGGACATCTTTGGGGGTTATGACAGCATCCGGGGCTACAACAGCAGCATGGGCAGCGAGAGCAGCTCCTGTCTGGATGAGTCTAGTGATGATGAGGTGGCAGACCGGGAAGCTGGAGAGCTTCCGACCTCTCCTGTGCACCAGCCATCCGCAGGCCGGCTCCCAGACGACAGCGGCTCTGAGCCAG CTGTGTGTGAGATGTGTGGGATTGTGGGCACCAGGGAGGCTTTTTTCTCCAAGACCAAACGTTTCTGCAGCGTCTCCTGCTCCAGAAGCTACTCCTCAAACTCCAAGAAGGCCAGCATCCTGGCTAGACTGCAG ggGAAGCCACCAACAAAGAAAGCTAAAGTTCTGCATAAGGCAGCCTGGTCGGCCAAGATTGGGGCCTTCCTCCATTCGCAGGGCACAGGGCAGCTGGCTGATGGGACACTGACAGGCCAGGACG CACTCGTCCTGGGCTTTGACTGGGGAAAGTACCTGCAGGAGCATGGCTTCAAGGCAGCTCCTGTCAGCTGCTTCAAACAT GTGCCGCTCTTCGATCAGTGGGATGATGTGGTGAAAGGTATGAAAGTGGAAGTGCTGAACAGTGATGCTGTGCTCCCCAGCCGTGTGTACTGGATTGCATCCGTCATGCAGACTGTAG GGTACCGGGCCCTTCTGCGGTATGAGGGCTTTGAGAATGACGCTGGCCATGACTTCTGGTGCAATTTGGGCACAGTGGATATTCACCCCATTGGTTGGTGTGCCATCAACAGCAAAATCCTGGTACCACCACAAA GTATCCATGCCAAATACACTGACTGGAGAAGTTACCTCATGAAAAAACTGGTGGGAGCCAGGACAATCCCAGTGGATTTTCACATCAAG ATGGCAGAGAGCATGAAGTACCCGTTCCGGCAAGGCATGCGGGTGGAGGTGGTGGATAAGAACCACGTGTCCCGGACGCGCATGGCAGTGGTGGACACGGTGATCGGGGGCAGACTGAGACTCCTCTATGAGGACGGTGACAGCGATGATGACTTCTGGTGCCACATGTGGAGTCCCCTCATCCATCCTGTGGGCTGGTCACGGAGAGTGGGCCACAGCATGAAGAAGGCAG aagaaaaacgCAGTGAAATGGCAAACCATCCCACTTTCCGGAAGATTTACTGTGATGCTGTCCCCTATCTGTTTAAGAAG GTACGAGCTGTCTATGCTGAAGGTGGATGGTTTGAGGAAGGCATGAAGCTGGAGGCCATTGACCCTCTGAATCTGGGTAACATTTGTGTGGCCACTGTTTGCAAG GTCCTCTTGGACGGGTATCTCATGATCAGCATTGATGGAGCCACGTCTGCTGATGGCTCTGACTGGTTCTGCTATCATGCCTCCTCACATGCCATCTTCCCCGTCAATTTCTGTCAGAAGAACAACATCACTCTGACCCCTCCAAAAG ggcaaGATGCAAGGACCTTCAACTGGGAAAGTTACCTGGAAAAGACTAAATCAAGACCTGTTCCAGCACGACTCTTCAACACA GACTGCCCAAACCACGGCTTCAAGGCAGGCATGAAGGTGGAAGCAGTGGACCTGATGGAGCCCCGGCTCATCTGCGTAGCCACGGTGAAGCGTGTGGTCCACCGTCTCCTTAGCATCCATTTTGATGGCTGGGACAACGAGTACGACCAGTGGGTGGACTGCGAGTCTCCAGACATTTATCCTGTGGGGTGGTGCGAGCTGACAGGCTACCAGCTTCAACCACCTGTTGTTCCAG gaaaaaagttaCCTGTCAAAACCCGCAACATCAAGCAGACTGTCAAGAAGCCTTCTGCCACAAAAGCGAAACGAGAAGCAAAAGCTGCCAGCAAGGCTTTGCCAGAGCCATCACCTGATGAGA TCATTGCTGTGCAGGTGAAAGAAGAAACCATCGACCCCTCGATAGCAGAGTTTGAAACTGCAGAGCTTCCCGTTCCCGTCAGCAGCATAAAGCAGGAGGAGGTCACAGACTGA
- the L3MBTL2 gene encoding lethal(3)malignant brain tumor-like protein 2 isoform X6, whose product MLTSCCSFLMSTFCHKTSSLERTEEEGDDDEEDDDLDIFGGYDSIRGYNSSMGSESSSCLDESSDDEVADREAGELPTSPVHQPSAGRLPDDSGSEPAVCEMCGIVGTREAFFSKTKRFCSVSCSRSYSSNSKKASILARLQGKPPTKKAKVLHKAAWSAKIGAFLHSQGTGQLADGTLTGQDALVLGFDWGKYLQEHGFKAAPVSCFKHVPLFDQWDDVVKGMKVEVLNSDAVLPSRVYWIASVMQTVGYRALLRYEGFENDAGHDFWCNLGTVDIHPIGWCAINSKILVPPQSIHAKYTDWRSYLMKKLVGARTIPVDFHIKMAESMKYPFRQGMRVEVVDKNHVSRTRMAVVDTVIGGRLRLLYEDGDSDDDFWCHMWSPLIHPVGWSRRVGHSMKKAEEKRSEMANHPTFRKIYCDAVPYLFKKVRAVYAEGGWFEEGMKLEAIDPLNLGNICVATVCKVLLDGYLMISIDGATSADGSDWFCYHASSHAIFPVNFCQKNNITLTPPKGQDARTFNWESYLEKTKSRPVPARLFNTDCPNHGFKAGMKVEAVDLMEPRLICVATVKRVVHRLLSIHFDGWDNEYDQWVDCESPDIYPVGWCELTGYQLQPPVVPGRRKWPP is encoded by the exons ATGCTGACTTCTTGCTGCTCTTTC ttgatGTCTACCTTCTGCCACAAAACTTCATCTTTGGAGCGGACAGAGGAGGAgggtgatgatgatgaggagGATGACGACTTGGACATCTTTGGGGGTTATGACAGCATCCGGGGCTACAACAGCAGCATGGGCAGCGAGAGCAGCTCCTGTCTGGATGAGTCTAGTGATGATGAGGTGGCAGACCGGGAAGCTGGAGAGCTTCCGACCTCTCCTGTGCACCAGCCATCCGCAGGCCGGCTCCCAGACGACAGCGGCTCTGAGCCAG CTGTGTGTGAGATGTGTGGGATTGTGGGCACCAGGGAGGCTTTTTTCTCCAAGACCAAACGTTTCTGCAGCGTCTCCTGCTCCAGAAGCTACTCCTCAAACTCCAAGAAGGCCAGCATCCTGGCTAGACTGCAG ggGAAGCCACCAACAAAGAAAGCTAAAGTTCTGCATAAGGCAGCCTGGTCGGCCAAGATTGGGGCCTTCCTCCATTCGCAGGGCACAGGGCAGCTGGCTGATGGGACACTGACAGGCCAGGACG CACTCGTCCTGGGCTTTGACTGGGGAAAGTACCTGCAGGAGCATGGCTTCAAGGCAGCTCCTGTCAGCTGCTTCAAACAT GTGCCGCTCTTCGATCAGTGGGATGATGTGGTGAAAGGTATGAAAGTGGAAGTGCTGAACAGTGATGCTGTGCTCCCCAGCCGTGTGTACTGGATTGCATCCGTCATGCAGACTGTAG GGTACCGGGCCCTTCTGCGGTATGAGGGCTTTGAGAATGACGCTGGCCATGACTTCTGGTGCAATTTGGGCACAGTGGATATTCACCCCATTGGTTGGTGTGCCATCAACAGCAAAATCCTGGTACCACCACAAA GTATCCATGCCAAATACACTGACTGGAGAAGTTACCTCATGAAAAAACTGGTGGGAGCCAGGACAATCCCAGTGGATTTTCACATCAAG ATGGCAGAGAGCATGAAGTACCCGTTCCGGCAAGGCATGCGGGTGGAGGTGGTGGATAAGAACCACGTGTCCCGGACGCGCATGGCAGTGGTGGACACGGTGATCGGGGGCAGACTGAGACTCCTCTATGAGGACGGTGACAGCGATGATGACTTCTGGTGCCACATGTGGAGTCCCCTCATCCATCCTGTGGGCTGGTCACGGAGAGTGGGCCACAGCATGAAGAAGGCAG aagaaaaacgCAGTGAAATGGCAAACCATCCCACTTTCCGGAAGATTTACTGTGATGCTGTCCCCTATCTGTTTAAGAAG GTACGAGCTGTCTATGCTGAAGGTGGATGGTTTGAGGAAGGCATGAAGCTGGAGGCCATTGACCCTCTGAATCTGGGTAACATTTGTGTGGCCACTGTTTGCAAG GTCCTCTTGGACGGGTATCTCATGATCAGCATTGATGGAGCCACGTCTGCTGATGGCTCTGACTGGTTCTGCTATCATGCCTCCTCACATGCCATCTTCCCCGTCAATTTCTGTCAGAAGAACAACATCACTCTGACCCCTCCAAAAG ggcaaGATGCAAGGACCTTCAACTGGGAAAGTTACCTGGAAAAGACTAAATCAAGACCTGTTCCAGCACGACTCTTCAACACA GACTGCCCAAACCACGGCTTCAAGGCAGGCATGAAGGTGGAAGCAGTGGACCTGATGGAGCCCCGGCTCATCTGCGTAGCCACGGTGAAGCGTGTGGTCCACCGTCTCCTTAGCATCCATTTTGATGGCTGGGACAACGAGTACGACCAGTGGGTGGACTGCGAGTCTCCAGACATTTATCCTGTGGGGTGGTGCGAGCTGACAGGCTACCAGCTTCAACCACCTGTTGTTCCAG GGAGGAGAAAATGGCCTCCTTGA
- the L3MBTL2 gene encoding lethal(3)malignant brain tumor-like protein 2 isoform X4: MLTSCCSFLMSTFCHKTSSLERTEEEGDDDEEDDDLDIFGGYDSIRGYNSSMGSESSSCLDESSDDEVADREAGELPTSPVHQPSAGRLPDDSGSEPAVCEMCGIVGTREAFFSKTKRFCSVSCSRSYSSNSKKASILARLQGKPPTKKAKVLHKAAWSAKIGAFLHSQGTGQLADGTLTGQDALVLGFDWGKYLQEHGFKAAPVSCFKHVPLFDQWDDVVKGMKVEVLNSDAVLPSRVYWIASVMQTVGYRALLRYEGFENDAGHDFWCNLGTVDIHPIGWCAINSKILVPPQSIHAKYTDWRSYLMKKLVGARTIPVDFHIKMAESMKYPFRQGMRVEVVDKNHVSRTRMAVVDTVIGGRLRLLYEDGDSDDDFWCHMWSPLIHPVGWSRRVGHSMKKAEEKRSEMANHPTFRKIYCDAVPYLFKKVRAVYAEGGWFEEGMKLEAIDPLNLGNICVATVCKVLLDGYLMISIDGATSADGSDWFCYHASSHAIFPVNFCQKNNITLTPPKGQDARTFNWESYLEKTKSRPVPARLFNTDCPNHGFKAGMKVEAVDLMEPRLICVATVKRVVHRLLSIHFDGWDNEYDQWVDCESPDIYPVGWCELTGYQLQPPVVPGKKLPVKTRNIKQTVKKPSATKAKREAKAASKALPEPSPDEIIAVQVKEETIDPSIAEFETAELPVPVSSIKQEEVTD, encoded by the exons ATGCTGACTTCTTGCTGCTCTTTC ttgatGTCTACCTTCTGCCACAAAACTTCATCTTTGGAGCGGACAGAGGAGGAgggtgatgatgatgaggagGATGACGACTTGGACATCTTTGGGGGTTATGACAGCATCCGGGGCTACAACAGCAGCATGGGCAGCGAGAGCAGCTCCTGTCTGGATGAGTCTAGTGATGATGAGGTGGCAGACCGGGAAGCTGGAGAGCTTCCGACCTCTCCTGTGCACCAGCCATCCGCAGGCCGGCTCCCAGACGACAGCGGCTCTGAGCCAG CTGTGTGTGAGATGTGTGGGATTGTGGGCACCAGGGAGGCTTTTTTCTCCAAGACCAAACGTTTCTGCAGCGTCTCCTGCTCCAGAAGCTACTCCTCAAACTCCAAGAAGGCCAGCATCCTGGCTAGACTGCAG ggGAAGCCACCAACAAAGAAAGCTAAAGTTCTGCATAAGGCAGCCTGGTCGGCCAAGATTGGGGCCTTCCTCCATTCGCAGGGCACAGGGCAGCTGGCTGATGGGACACTGACAGGCCAGGACG CACTCGTCCTGGGCTTTGACTGGGGAAAGTACCTGCAGGAGCATGGCTTCAAGGCAGCTCCTGTCAGCTGCTTCAAACAT GTGCCGCTCTTCGATCAGTGGGATGATGTGGTGAAAGGTATGAAAGTGGAAGTGCTGAACAGTGATGCTGTGCTCCCCAGCCGTGTGTACTGGATTGCATCCGTCATGCAGACTGTAG GGTACCGGGCCCTTCTGCGGTATGAGGGCTTTGAGAATGACGCTGGCCATGACTTCTGGTGCAATTTGGGCACAGTGGATATTCACCCCATTGGTTGGTGTGCCATCAACAGCAAAATCCTGGTACCACCACAAA GTATCCATGCCAAATACACTGACTGGAGAAGTTACCTCATGAAAAAACTGGTGGGAGCCAGGACAATCCCAGTGGATTTTCACATCAAG ATGGCAGAGAGCATGAAGTACCCGTTCCGGCAAGGCATGCGGGTGGAGGTGGTGGATAAGAACCACGTGTCCCGGACGCGCATGGCAGTGGTGGACACGGTGATCGGGGGCAGACTGAGACTCCTCTATGAGGACGGTGACAGCGATGATGACTTCTGGTGCCACATGTGGAGTCCCCTCATCCATCCTGTGGGCTGGTCACGGAGAGTGGGCCACAGCATGAAGAAGGCAG aagaaaaacgCAGTGAAATGGCAAACCATCCCACTTTCCGGAAGATTTACTGTGATGCTGTCCCCTATCTGTTTAAGAAG GTACGAGCTGTCTATGCTGAAGGTGGATGGTTTGAGGAAGGCATGAAGCTGGAGGCCATTGACCCTCTGAATCTGGGTAACATTTGTGTGGCCACTGTTTGCAAG GTCCTCTTGGACGGGTATCTCATGATCAGCATTGATGGAGCCACGTCTGCTGATGGCTCTGACTGGTTCTGCTATCATGCCTCCTCACATGCCATCTTCCCCGTCAATTTCTGTCAGAAGAACAACATCACTCTGACCCCTCCAAAAG ggcaaGATGCAAGGACCTTCAACTGGGAAAGTTACCTGGAAAAGACTAAATCAAGACCTGTTCCAGCACGACTCTTCAACACA GACTGCCCAAACCACGGCTTCAAGGCAGGCATGAAGGTGGAAGCAGTGGACCTGATGGAGCCCCGGCTCATCTGCGTAGCCACGGTGAAGCGTGTGGTCCACCGTCTCCTTAGCATCCATTTTGATGGCTGGGACAACGAGTACGACCAGTGGGTGGACTGCGAGTCTCCAGACATTTATCCTGTGGGGTGGTGCGAGCTGACAGGCTACCAGCTTCAACCACCTGTTGTTCCAG gaaaaaagttaCCTGTCAAAACCCGCAACATCAAGCAGACTGTCAAGAAGCCTTCTGCCACAAAAGCGAAACGAGAAGCAAAAGCTGCCAGCAAGGCTTTGCCAGAGCCATCACCTGATGAGA TCATTGCTGTGCAGGTGAAAGAAGAAACCATCGACCCCTCGATAGCAGAGTTTGAAACTGCAGAGCTTCCCGTTCCCGTCAGCAGCATAAAGCAGGAGGAGGTCACAGACTGA
- the L3MBTL2 gene encoding lethal(3)malignant brain tumor-like protein 2 isoform X1: MLTSCCSFLMSTFCHKTSSLERTEEEGDDDEEDDDLDIFGGYDSIRGYNSSMGSESSSCLDESSDDEVADREAGELPTSPVHQPSAGRLPDDSGSEPAVCEMCGIVGTREAFFSKTKRFCSVSCSRSYSSNSKKASILARLQGKPPTKKAKVLHKAAWSAKIGAFLHSQGTGQLADGTLTGQDALVLGFDWGKYLQEHGFKAAPVSCFKHVPLFDQWDDVVKGMKVEVLNSDAVLPSRVYWIASVMQTVGYRALLRYEGFENDAGHDFWCNLGTVDIHPIGWCAINSKILVPPQSIHAKYTDWRSYLMKKLVGARTIPVDFHIKMAESMKYPFRQGMRVEVVDKNHVSRTRMAVVDTVIGGRLRLLYEDGDSDDDFWCHMWSPLIHPVGWSRRVGHSMKKAEEKRSEMANHPTFRKIYCDAVPYLFKKVRAVYAEGGWFEEGMKLEAIDPLNLGNICVATVCKVLLDGYLMISIDGATSADGSDWFCYHASSHAIFPVNFCQKNNITLTPPKGQDARTFNWESYLEKTKSRPVPARLFNTDCPNHGFKAGMKVEAVDLMEPRLICVATVKRVVHRLLSIHFDGWDNEYDQWVDCESPDIYPVGWCELTGYQLQPPVVPEPTTPAKAKEVPKKKKKPYGKKRKKLPVKTRNIKQTVKKPSATKAKREAKAASKALPEPSPDEIIAVQVKEETIDPSIAEFETAELPVPVSSIKQEEVTD, translated from the exons ATGCTGACTTCTTGCTGCTCTTTC ttgatGTCTACCTTCTGCCACAAAACTTCATCTTTGGAGCGGACAGAGGAGGAgggtgatgatgatgaggagGATGACGACTTGGACATCTTTGGGGGTTATGACAGCATCCGGGGCTACAACAGCAGCATGGGCAGCGAGAGCAGCTCCTGTCTGGATGAGTCTAGTGATGATGAGGTGGCAGACCGGGAAGCTGGAGAGCTTCCGACCTCTCCTGTGCACCAGCCATCCGCAGGCCGGCTCCCAGACGACAGCGGCTCTGAGCCAG CTGTGTGTGAGATGTGTGGGATTGTGGGCACCAGGGAGGCTTTTTTCTCCAAGACCAAACGTTTCTGCAGCGTCTCCTGCTCCAGAAGCTACTCCTCAAACTCCAAGAAGGCCAGCATCCTGGCTAGACTGCAG ggGAAGCCACCAACAAAGAAAGCTAAAGTTCTGCATAAGGCAGCCTGGTCGGCCAAGATTGGGGCCTTCCTCCATTCGCAGGGCACAGGGCAGCTGGCTGATGGGACACTGACAGGCCAGGACG CACTCGTCCTGGGCTTTGACTGGGGAAAGTACCTGCAGGAGCATGGCTTCAAGGCAGCTCCTGTCAGCTGCTTCAAACAT GTGCCGCTCTTCGATCAGTGGGATGATGTGGTGAAAGGTATGAAAGTGGAAGTGCTGAACAGTGATGCTGTGCTCCCCAGCCGTGTGTACTGGATTGCATCCGTCATGCAGACTGTAG GGTACCGGGCCCTTCTGCGGTATGAGGGCTTTGAGAATGACGCTGGCCATGACTTCTGGTGCAATTTGGGCACAGTGGATATTCACCCCATTGGTTGGTGTGCCATCAACAGCAAAATCCTGGTACCACCACAAA GTATCCATGCCAAATACACTGACTGGAGAAGTTACCTCATGAAAAAACTGGTGGGAGCCAGGACAATCCCAGTGGATTTTCACATCAAG ATGGCAGAGAGCATGAAGTACCCGTTCCGGCAAGGCATGCGGGTGGAGGTGGTGGATAAGAACCACGTGTCCCGGACGCGCATGGCAGTGGTGGACACGGTGATCGGGGGCAGACTGAGACTCCTCTATGAGGACGGTGACAGCGATGATGACTTCTGGTGCCACATGTGGAGTCCCCTCATCCATCCTGTGGGCTGGTCACGGAGAGTGGGCCACAGCATGAAGAAGGCAG aagaaaaacgCAGTGAAATGGCAAACCATCCCACTTTCCGGAAGATTTACTGTGATGCTGTCCCCTATCTGTTTAAGAAG GTACGAGCTGTCTATGCTGAAGGTGGATGGTTTGAGGAAGGCATGAAGCTGGAGGCCATTGACCCTCTGAATCTGGGTAACATTTGTGTGGCCACTGTTTGCAAG GTCCTCTTGGACGGGTATCTCATGATCAGCATTGATGGAGCCACGTCTGCTGATGGCTCTGACTGGTTCTGCTATCATGCCTCCTCACATGCCATCTTCCCCGTCAATTTCTGTCAGAAGAACAACATCACTCTGACCCCTCCAAAAG ggcaaGATGCAAGGACCTTCAACTGGGAAAGTTACCTGGAAAAGACTAAATCAAGACCTGTTCCAGCACGACTCTTCAACACA GACTGCCCAAACCACGGCTTCAAGGCAGGCATGAAGGTGGAAGCAGTGGACCTGATGGAGCCCCGGCTCATCTGCGTAGCCACGGTGAAGCGTGTGGTCCACCGTCTCCTTAGCATCCATTTTGATGGCTGGGACAACGAGTACGACCAGTGGGTGGACTGCGAGTCTCCAGACATTTATCCTGTGGGGTGGTGCGAGCTGACAGGCTACCAGCTTCAACCACCTGTTGTTCCAG AGCCCACAACTCCAGCGAAGGCCAAGGAGGTGcccaagaagaagaagaaacccTATGGAAAGAAGA gaaaaaagttaCCTGTCAAAACCCGCAACATCAAGCAGACTGTCAAGAAGCCTTCTGCCACAAAAGCGAAACGAGAAGCAAAAGCTGCCAGCAAGGCTTTGCCAGAGCCATCACCTGATGAGA TCATTGCTGTGCAGGTGAAAGAAGAAACCATCGACCCCTCGATAGCAGAGTTTGAAACTGCAGAGCTTCCCGTTCCCGTCAGCAGCATAAAGCAGGAGGAGGTCACAGACTGA